CTATTTGCCCGCAACTATTTACTTCTTTTTGTGCAGATGGTTTATGTTTTGTCTGTTTAcaacaagaaggaaaaaacCATTGAATTATGTAAACTATATAAAAATTTCCATATTGACAATGATTTTGTTCTCTCTATTTTCCTGCAACTATTTACCTCTTTTTGTGCAGATGGTTTATGTTTTGTCTGTTTACagcaagaaagaaaagaaccatCGAATTATGGTTAGTGGATTTTCCTCATTCATATATGCAGCATATAATTATACCCTTTTATCTATAATTACCAATATGCCTTTTcgttctattattattattataatttttcttttgctGAGTAAATACTTTATTACTCTGGTTCGTACTGCAGATGGCAGCATTTAACATCCAAGAGGCCCTAATTTGGAAGGAAAAAATAGAGTATGTCATTGATCAGGTCTGGTTCATCAAGTTGCACAATCCTATTATGTTCTTTAAATATGGATTGATATCCATATTCCTAAATTTTTTGTTAGAGTTTATCTTTACCTGATGTACATTGGCTTGAATATGAAAAACATTTACttgatataaagataaaatgatGCATTGCAATTTAACTTGCTAAGTCCATCGTAGTAGGACATGCTTTCTGGTTGTGTTAGTTGATGCTATTGAACTTTGATGCATGCAGCACCAGGGAGCTCAACCATCAAATGGCAacaaatatatttcttttgagTACAAATCTGGGATGGACAATGGAAAGACAGCTTCTTCCTCAGATCGTGAAAGCCAGTTAGTAGTTTTGTTCTTTGCTTTTTTCCTCATACTGTTTGTAGAAGATGTCAATGCGTTAAGTTACCTGCTTTTTCTGTGCTGTTGTTAAATTATGTCTGTCTTCCTTCAAATTGTTTCCAATGTCAATTTTCAGGAGAGTCTACTGAAATAATCGATTGAAACATACTGGAATATGATATAGTATTTTCGGCCACTTTTATTTCACTGCTGACCAAATATCTCCTGTGTAGATAATTGCTGGGTACCAATGTTATTGTGCATATCCTCCTATATATTCATAACATCCAATATATTTTTGGATCACCAGGTTCAGTGCTCCGGAGGATGAAGATGATCCTCATCCTAATTTGTTAAGGAGGACAACAATTGGAAATGGTCTGCTTTGTATTCCTACGGGTTTGTGGATTTGCAATTAGTGTGCTCCAGACTATATTTGAACTTTTCCTTTCCTTTCTTGAGATGCAGGCCCTCCTGAATCAGTTTTTGACTGGACCCGGGAAATAGATTCAGATTTTTCAAATCAGAATATCAACAACCAAGCATTCTCAAGAAAGCATTGGCGTCTTTTACAATGTCAAGATGGTTTGCTACATTTATTTACATGATAGAGACATTTCTATCTTGATTACTTAAAAGAAGTTATCCTTATTTCTTGGGAAATATTCTAGTGTTAAATGATTGGATAAGTAGTAGTTGCATGAACtgagacaatttttttttctgaaattggCAGGACTTCGTATTTTTGAAGAACTTGTTGAAGTTGATTACCTTGTATGTTATTTCCtgtatttctttattttcataGTATACTACATTCATGGAATAGTTTGGGAAGCAACTATCTTCATTTGCTTCTTTATGTAGCCAAGGAGCTGCAGTAGAGCTATGAAGGCAGTAGGTGTTGTGGAGGCGACTTGTGAAGAAATTTTTGAACTTGTGATGAGCATGGATGGGACACGGTTTGAGTAGGTTTTTTGTAGAATTACCACTGTTTTGTGTGTGTCTGTATAATAGTTGCTGTCATGCATGATGTATGGCAGATTGTTAttcttttgttgtttcttgataAATATTATCGTGATGCATGACAGAGCAACTAGATTTGGCACTTTAAGATGTTGTGATGTAATCTAATACTACTTTAGATAGTTTCAGTTTGGATAAACATCTCAAAAGCCATATATGACACACACACATAtaggagaagaaaataaaatgaatcaagaagaaaataaatcaaaattttctTTAACTTGAAATTAACTTAAACATCTAATATTTTCCAAAGCTTTCTCATTTAACTTCTCCATAAGTCCCTATAAACTTAACAATGCTTGAAATTCTCGTCTTAGAAAAGTCTTCATAGTaggttttacaattaaaaactCCCATAAGCTAGAAATTAATCCAAACTGGGCCTTACTGTACTGGACATTGTAGTTAAAGGAACCAGAACTTGTGCCCAAGGTACTAAGGCAAGACTCCAGCAGGGGTGAGCTATTTTTGGCACCTTAGGAGTGCCTTTCCTGTTAAGGCTAGGAATGCCTCTAGACTCTAGTTTCCTAACAAAAACAGTAAATAACTCTGAAAGCAAAATCATCTAATTTAGTAACTTAGATGCTAAAAGGGTGAAAGTTGTCAGTGTTAAGAAAAATACTAGGGGAGACTGGTCAAGGAGATAAATGAGGCATTGCTATGTTATAAATGCGGCACTGTTGGAGCTGAAAACTATTAGCATATTTTTTACTCTTTCTGACTAACATGATTTTTTTCAGTTCAATTTTGGAGTAGTGGGAAATGAAAATGTTGAGCTGGATAAGTTGAATGGACAAACAATATATTATGAGTGCAAGTATTAGGGAATATATTAGAGTAACAACTATTTAGAAGATGATAGAAAATTGCCTAAGATGATTTTTGGTCATGTGAGGGAAAGAGCTGAGGACCAACAGAGGTCATGGTGCAAAAGGTGGACCAAATGGTAGAGCATTACATTAGAATGGAAGAGGaaaccaaagaaaaaaataggCAAAAAACCATTGAAAAATACTTCAATGTAAATGAATTAATTGGGAGTTTAGTTTCCTTAGAGCTCAGCTCAATAATGTCATATGATTCATATGGCTGACCCAACGTAATGGGTTAGCACTTGGTTGTTAACTTGTTATTATAGATGATGAACTGATGAGTcttattaaaacaattttatttgatGAGAATTGAGGCTCTAAGATGTTTTATATCTTTGAGTCTTGAGTATGATAACATAAACTGGGCTACAAAATCATTTGGAAACCACCTTAGCACCATTCTGGATATCATGTTCTTTTCAGATAATGTTCTAGTTATCACTTgagttaaattataattattcattGTAAACACAACTTTTTTTAGATATTTGATGTTCCACAGTTCTGCAGATAAATTTTGTTTGCTTCTTATTATTTGCATGTCTGCAGATGGGATTGCAGTTTCCTACATGGTAGTTTAGTTGAGGAGGTGGATGGGCATACAGCAGTTCTTTATCATCGACTTCAGCTAGATTGGTTCCCAATGTATAGATGATCTATCTTCTCTATCATTTATAATTGTTTGTAGTTTATATTTGGTAAACTTGATCAACTATTTTCACATAAATTAGTGATGAATGAAGATGTCTTTTCTTGAATAACCGAATTTTCTTGTATTGTATGTTTTCTgaataaattgttttatttcttGACATGTAAGCGCCAGTATTTAGGGCTCCCATtgcttgaatttgaatttttttttggtatATAGAAAGCATGTTTTGAGACTCGATAAATAGTTAAAAAAGGGTTACACATCTACAAAGTAAATTTGCTAACTGTATTGACTGAAACTGTTATGTATTTATCATTGCAGGTTTGTGTGGCCCCGTGATCTTTGTTATGTACGATATTGGCGCCGAAATGATGATGGAAGTTATGGTAGGAATCTATATCTTTTGTTCTAAGTTTTTGGTACATGTTCATACTTCAAGGGATTTGCTAATGATGACACTCATTAAGGAAACAGAAAAAGAgagtattaaataaaaataatagttagtTATATTGGGAACTCAAACATGTGATACTTTTCTAATCAAACACATTTGATGGCCAATATTGAGTATTTCTCAATTAATGCTCCTAAAGAACTCTTTATAGAACTTTGTGTTTATTACTTTTGGAAGTTTGCATTGATGTTTCTTCTTCTTGCAGTTGTTTTATTTTGCTCTAGGGAGCATGAAAACTGTAGTCCACAGCCAGGGTGGGTTCGAGCACATATTGAGAGTAAGATTCAATTTCTCATGGCCCTGGATCTGTCCTTCAAAGTTCAAAAGAGTTGGATTCATCTACATTTCAATTGGTCTTGATGTTCTCAATTTATTATGGATTAGGTTATGCATATTGCCTCTCTGGTTTTTTGGAAATAGTTTATCTTAAGGTCCTTGCCTCTTCTGATTTGTGAAAATGTTGATTTTTGCTAAAATCAGGcagctttggtgccttttttctttctttctattgaacctgtattattttcaattttctgCTAAGGAGGATCTTGGCTTTAGCTCTTTTCCTCttagtattaatatttattttttatgaaaaggAGTAGGATATTGTATGCATGCGAACACTCCcaattttaaatcattaaagGGTGGTTGAACTTTGTTTGAAATTTCTTAATTTCATTAGAATATATTGTTCTTACAGACTGTTACATTAACTCCAACAGAATGGATAGAATAATAACATTTGGTAAGGTAGCATCAACCAGTTGGAAAATATCATGGAAATTCTAGAGCTGTTTATCATATTGAGGTTTCCCTCTTAATCAGTTGAGGTTTTCTGTCAGCTTAAAGTGAAGATGATCTTTATGATAAACTGATTTTATGtcatttatttatcattatcattattattcaCTAGTTTtcaataaagaaatattttttgtttctgtCGCTTGATGCATCTCATGTAGGTTTTCTTTATGTTTCTGTTATTTCCATTGAAATTTCTTAGGTCTAAGAACTGCTTTCTACAGGTGGAGGATTTAATATTTCCCCCTTAAAACCTCGAAATGGAAGGCCCAGGACGCAAGTCCAGCATCTTATGCAGATTGATCTGAAGGGATGGGGTGTGGGTTACCTGTCATCTTTTCAGCAGTATTGTGTCCGTCAGATGTTAAATAGTGTAGCTGGTGAGTTGATATCCATTTATGCGgtttacaatttttatatagAATGATAATACTCTCCCTTCAATCATCATGATTTCTTTTATTTACCTTTCTCTCTATCATTTTGGTAATTGAAAGTTTAGAGTGGAGGTTGCCCCATTTTGAATCTATTTTTTTTGTGGGAGAACCTATTGTGCAGTGAGTTTCAAAattcttacatttttttttctctttctgcaGGTTTACGTGAATGGTTTGCCCAATCGGATGAAAGAAACGCTCATCCAAGAATTCCTGTCATGGTTAACATGTCCTCAACATCTGTTTCTTCAAAGAAGAATCAGAAGCCAAATGATTTTTCTGTCAATCCTTCTTCTCTTGATCAAATGAATGCTGCAAGCAGAAACTCTGCCTTAATAGATGAGTATTCTGATGATGAAGATTTTCAAATAGCAGAATCTGAACAAGAGGTTGTATCTACATTTTCCCTCATGTGTATACTTGGGAGGTTTGCTTCATAAATTCTGATCATTAATATTACTGTAAAACTTTTCAGGCGTACCAAATTGGTCTTGAGAATGATGTGAGAAGAACAGGTAATTGCTTGCAATACCCTATTCAGTTTAATGGTATTGCAAATTACAAACTTGTGCATGAAGCAATTTGCCATGATGATGCATGTTTGTCAAAGCTCATTTAAATCTTTTCATGATATTTTCctgaattgaagctttggaagaaGAACCTGGAAATGAAATTGACTTGTCTTCATTTTCGGGAAATTTGCGCCGGGATGACCGAGATAATGCTCGGGACTGCTGGAAAATTTCTGATGGAAATAACTTCAGAGTCAGAAGCAAGCATTTTTGCTATGACAAGTCGAAGGtattcattctcctttttcttttacacTTTCTGAACAAAATTTATCATTGTCTCGGTGTGTTCATATTCCTTTGTGGTGAACTTTGAAGGTTCCTGCCGGAAAACATATGCTGGATCTTGTTGCTGTAGATTGGTTTAAAGACTCAAAAAGAATGGATCATGTGGCTAGGCGTCATGGTTGTGCAGCACAAGTGAGTAACTTAATATATCTTGtatgtttttttgtttcttgatgaAGATTAATGATAGGTGATTGAAGCTAGACATTTTGTTGTAGAAAATAGGGCTAAACTCTATTACAGAGATCATAGGTCCATCACAAGACACACAGATAAAGAGGAAACAAAAATAGCACACTGAGATGGTTGTAGAACTTTTAGGATCTGCAAACATTCCTGTCCGAAAGCCCCAAAAGTCATATAGTTACTGAATCCTCTATCCACTATCTTTCCCTCTGTTTTATCTTTGCTTCTAATCCTTCAGTCTTCCTTCCCACCCTCCTTGCCAGGTGGCCAGGTGTTTAAGATGATCCAAATCTGTCTTCTTTCCCTTTCTCAGTTCCCATGTGGTTTAGCATAGGAGGAGATCCTGAAAATACTGTCCCGGCCCCCATCTTTGTATActgaaattatttattagaaTTGAATGTCTAAATCACAATGGGAATATATTCAGCATGATGCTATTTCTGTATTTTGTGGAATGCTCTCTGGGTTTAAAACACTCCACACCTACACTATCTTTTAAACACCCAAGACAGCACCCAAACCTGCAAACTCTCTCACACCTGTTACTGAACCACAAATTAAGGGAGGATAATATCTTTACTTAAATGGTAGGGTTAGGGTTATCAGGATAATATCTTTACTGAATTTGATTtccctttttattatttatttaagttgtTGTGTGGTTGTTGCATGCCTGTTTTAGGATTTTGCTGACTATGTCTATGCAGGTTGCTTCCGAAAAAGGATTTTTCTCCATTGTCATTAATGTTCAAGTGAGTTCTTCTGTTCATGTGACCAGGTCAACTTTAAACTTCAAAAGTTTAGACTCAGAAGTAAATGAATGCTTGCTGTTTGGTTGTAGGTGCCTGCATCAACACACTATAGTatggttttttattttgtgaCAAAGGAGTTAGTTTCTGGATCCCTCTTGCATCGCTTTGTTGACGGTGATGATGAGTTTCGAAACAGCAGGTTTAAGCTTATACCATCAGTCCCTAAGGTATTTACTGAAGTTTTTCATCATTATAATTAGGAAACTATCACTTCCTTTACgagttaattttataatttgtggCTGTATCATTCTTATGTAGTTATGTCTTAATATGGGTATGATCTAACAGTATATCATACTTTGTTTATTGCGAGTGTGGTGGCTGTATGTGTTACTCAAACCTTACACTGTGTGTTATATGTAGTTTGTCCTAAACAATATATACAACAATGAAAGCCTAATCCCACTAGGCGAGGTTGGCTACATAGATTAGATGATGCTATTTGGATTGGTTGAAGATTACAACTTTTAGAGATATCATTTACTAGAAGAATCTTCTTAATGACTTTGAATGCATCTCGCAACAACCAATCCTTTTTCCAACTAGATGGGGTTTAGCTACATGGATTAAGTGATTTGGTACTGTTTTTTGTTATTCATGTGTATAGACAAATCATCAACCTCTATATCATTTTAAATTGCTTTGCTTATAGTTTTTCTTGATCTCCCTTTGCCTATAGTTATCGTGTTACCCTTCATTTGCttaataaaatggaaaaataaaaaaaagtaacagaACTGATGTCAGAGTGACATACTGGAATAAGATTCACGAATTTATAGCAATAGTCTATAAAATGGAATTCACAATGCATTGCATAAGTAATCAATAGTCTATAACtttatttcaaatgttttttttccttCATATGTTACCAACTTGTTCAGTGGAGGCATTCAGCCCTGCTCATAGCATAATAAACAAATGTAAAAACATTGGCTCAAATATGTATACTGACTAAATTTATCAAATTTCACTAACTTTTATGAGGTGCGTCGTACTGTACCTGGACATGAGTTAAACTGTGGGTTGAAAACTATTTCAAGCACTGTCGTGCATCTAGAGTTTCCCGATGATGTTTATTGACCTTATGCCTTGTTTAGGAGTGGATCGTAGAGCAATTTGGACTAGTTTCTATATACCATTTTTGGGATTGCATTACATCTTATTATGAAAACAAATCTCAAAGATGCTCGTATAACATGATTTTAATTCCCTTTGTTTTGTTGCTTTGAGAAATGACTGATATGCATAGCTAGTCATCACTTGATTCAAAGGGttttgtatatatatgtatatatatatgtatgtatatatatactaCTAGGAGCCAGGATGACATGCTTCGAAATACTCTGTGGCTGGGAGTGCTAATTGTTGGTAAAATAAAAGACTTGTTTGCTAgcatttaatattttgttaggcttttcaaaatttaaatggTTGGACAGCAGTACAAACGAAGTAAATAGTTGGTTATAAGATAACTTCCTTTCCGATGCCACAAGAAAGCAACATACGCACCTCTCATTGTGTGGGTCAAAATTCAAACAGAACAAGAAATGTCACTTCTCCAGAATCAATAATGCCcagtaaaattgtttaaatttgtaCCAAACATGGGAATATCATATTGCCAATTTCACTTTTCCCAAGAATAATTGTACAGTCCTTAAAACAAATGTGTGATAAGTTGATATATGCAGCTTTGTTGCTGACTGTTACCAAGTTGATGTACATGCATTTTGGTCCGGCTTAATCCACAGAACCAAATCTCTTATTGTTACCACATTTTTAGCTTTATgactttctttcatttttttttccatttatatttaccttttttaaaatttcttttccACTTTTTGTTTGTAATTTATAACTACCATCTTTCCATAAAGGCTGGAGAAACAAGCATACTTTCTCTTTACACTCCTTATTGATATTCCATCTTAAAAATGCAGGGTTCATGGATTGTACGCCAGAGTGTTGGGAGTACTCCTTGTTTGCTGGGAAAGGCAGTTGATTGCAACTACATTCGTGGTCCCAAGTATTTAGAAGTAAAATTTGATTCAAGTTCTTTATAAATTTTGGTTTGTCTTGTTGCATGAAGTTTCCCAATAATGAATGAATGATGTCTGTATCTTAATTGTCTGCTATGATTTTTGAACCAATCACTCTTTAATTGTAGATTGATGTTGATATTGGTTCCTCTACTGTTGCTAATGGAGTTTTGGGGCTGGTTGTTGGTGTGATTACAACATTGGTTGTAGATATGGCTTTTCTTGTACAGGTGAGTTTGATATTACTAGAAATTAACATCTAAACAAGTCATGGGATTTAAGCGGCAGCAATTGGGCTAGACTCATTTTTCTTGTATCCAGTGTGGAAACTTTCATTATTCTCATATTGCAGAGGCTTAATAGCTTTGATAATTGATTTAACATTTGTTAATAATACTTGATTTTAACTAGGTAGGTTGTGGATATTTAATTTTCAGATTGTAGAGCTTTCTAAATGACAAAATATCTGTGCTACTGTTTTAACGAATTGTGTTAAATTTCATTAGCTGTTGTTATATTATACCCTTCAACTGCTAGGAATTATAAATACTCTATTAAGTTGAGGTAGTTCTGCaccaaaaacatttttttatgacTTGAATATAGAGATGGCGAAAAAAACTTGAGTATCATCTAAGCtgatgtatatgtatatatatatatgtgtatgtatgtatatatatgaagATGAGTACAATTATATCTCAAAGAGGAAGTCTACAACCTCTGTTATTTAACTTAAAGTTAGGTACACCCAGAAACAGCATTGTACCAATGTTGTTAAACTTGACTCGTAAGAGTTactattatatgaaaaataatattcaatactTACACATAGGTTGATAAAACATAGGTTGATAATTCATAAAAATGCATTGAACAACTAATAAACTATTGGAGGTAATCCTTCCTATTATTAAACTTTCACCGATTCATGCCATTATAAAATAAGACAGTTTCATGCCAAATAAGGCAGCAAACagagaaaaacagagaagaacAATGGCAGTGAGAGCGAGCAACGACGAGCGGCGAACGCAGGCGATTGCGAAAGGCGAATAGTGTTGCAAACGTGAATAGTGTCGAGCGCAACGACGACGATTGCGGGCGGTGGCGAGCGATGTTCGTGAGTTTGTTTCGAGAGTTGGTTTTTTGGGGTTCTTTCTTACTTGCTTACTAACCCTAGCAAAAAAGAGACGAGTAGGAGGATCGACACGGTCCAACGATCCTCCGTTTGCAACGAAATAATATAACCAATTTCAACATTTCCCTTCAATTTGGAGCATATAAATTGTATGCACCAAGCATGGAATATCTAAAAAAATTCTAGACTCTCTTAAAGGCTTAGTTAGAATGTCTGCATGCTGGTCATTATTGTTGATGAATCCATTACTAAGTTCCTTGGACAACATCTCTTCAGCAAGATGACAATCAATCTTTGTGTTTGGTTCTCTTGTGAAACATTGGATTGGAGGCAATTTGAAGGGCTACTTGATTATAACAATGTGGTTTCATTTGCTCaactttacaaaatttcaactctAGAAGTGATTGTTTAATTCACACAAGTTCATAGGTGACTAAAGCCATAAATCTTCCAGCTTATGCAGTGGATCGGGCAACAACACTTTGTTTATTGCACTTCCAAGAAATAATATTCCCTCCAATGAATAATGAATACATAGTATCTTGTGGTGGACCTCCTGTCAATGGGATATTCAGCCCAATATGTATCATGATACCCTAAgatttgagtattttccttgtccttagatgaaaataattttcttggaGCCTTTTGACATGTTTAAGAATGCGAATCACAACATTCCAATGGTCAATTTGAGGATTTTGCATGAATTGACTAACAACTTCAATTTCATAAGAGATTTTAGGTCTTGTACGTGTTTTCCCACCATCCTCTTATATCAATTTGGGTTTGAAAAAGTTTCACTTTGGTCCATTATTAGCTTCTGATTTGGGTCATAGGACTATCAATGGGCTTGCAATTCTAGCACTGTCTCCTCTAGAATATTAGAAGTATATTTTCTTTGTGAAACTATGACACCTGCCTTTGATTGAGCCACTTCTATTCAAAGAAAGCATTTCAGATAGCCAAAATCTTTGGTTTGGAAGTGGCTCAATAAGTATTCTTTTAGTTGAGAAAGTTGAGTGACATGATTTTTGTAATAActatatcatcaacataaaccaTTAAATAATCACACTTCCCAAGGGAAGTACGACAATAGAAAATTGAATGATCTCCTTACTTTGTTTCAATCCAAAGATCTGTATAGTATGACTAAATTTACGAAACCAAGCTTTGGATGATTGCTTAAGTCTATAGAGAAATCAACATAATTTACAAACTAGTCTATACTTCTCCTAAGCAACAAATATGGGAGGTtgttccatacaaagctcttcCTCAAAGTCATCATGAAGGAAGACATTTTTAATGTCAAGTTCGTGTACTGACCAATGACGAATAACTAACATAGAAAGAATCAAATTGTTTTGATCTTGCCcatgtgagaaaaaaaaatattacaataatcAAGGCCATAGATTTCAGGATGAACTCCCATGTGCCACTCTTTGAAAGAGTTGCATTTCATCAATCATGGCTTGCCGCCATTTAGGATGTTTTAGTGCCTCATGAATAGTTTCAATAATAGTGGTGGAAAGTGAGGAATCAAAAGATGAGTATGATGGAGAAAGACGGTAATAactcaaaattataaataggaTAAGGATTATGAGTATAGCAAATACCTATCCTAAGAGTAATGAGAAGATGATGAGGATGAACATCCATGGTATGAGAAGTTGGTGGGGGAGGTTCTGAATCACGAGAGGCTTTAGGCAATGGAGAAGAAGCTTTTTGTGTCCTGCGCTGATATGTAAGTAGGGGTGGTTGGGCAACATCAATCGAATGACGAGATGGGATAAAGGCTAATTCCATTTTGATTGGAGTTAGAAGGGGTTGGAGTTATAGGGACCGAAGGATGGAACTGTGAGAAGTTGTTGAATGGAAGCATTCATTTTCATGGAAGGTGGTGTCAACAGACACCATGCCTTTGTAGTTGGAAAATAgtatttgtatttttgttgagGGCAAGAATAACCCCAAAATACACATTTAAGAGTCTTTCGAGAAAACAGGTACAACCAAACACCTAGGGATACTGATGAATTAAATGATCATTTGGAAAAATAATGGAATGAAGAATTTAGCTTTTAAGACTGGAAGAGGCATTCTA
The sequence above is a segment of the Phaseolus vulgaris cultivar G19833 chromosome 2, P. vulgaris v2.0, whole genome shotgun sequence genome. Coding sequences within it:
- the LOC137811184 gene encoding protein ENHANCED DISEASE RESISTANCE 2-like; protein product: MSSKVVYEGWMVRCGRRKIGRSFIHMRYFVLESRLLAYYKRKPQDNQVPIKTLLIDGNCRVEDRGLKTHHGHMVYVLSVYSKKEKNHRIMMAAFNIQEALIWKEKIEYVIDQHQGAQPSNGNKYISFEYKSGMDNGKTASSSDRESQFSAPEDEDDPHPNLLRRTTIGNGPPESVFDWTREIDSDFSNQNINNQAFSRKHWRLLQCQDGLRIFEELVEVDYLPRSCSRAMKAVGVVEATCEEIFELVMSMDGTRFEWDCSFLHGSLVEEVDGHTAVLYHRLQLDWFPMFVWPRDLCYVRYWRRNDDGSYVVLFCSREHENCSPQPGWVRAHIESGGFNISPLKPRNGRPRTQVQHLMQIDLKGWGVGYLSSFQQYCVRQMLNSVAGLREWFAQSDERNAHPRIPVMVNMSSTSVSSKKNQKPNDFSVNPSSLDQMNAASRNSALIDEYSDDEDFQIAESEQEAYQIGLENDVRRTALEEEPGNEIDLSSFSGNLRRDDRDNARDCWKISDGNNFRVRSKHFCYDKSKVPAGKHMLDLVAVDWFKDSKRMDHVARRHGCAAQVASEKGFFSIVINVQVPASTHYSMVFYFVTKELVSGSLLHRFVDGDDEFRNSRFKLIPSVPKGSWIVRQSVGSTPCLLGKAVDCNYIRGPKYLEIDVDIGSSTVANGVLGLVVGVITTLVVDMAFLVQANTPDELPERLIGAVRISHLELKSAIVPKLEPDPS